A portion of the Ricinus communis isolate WT05 ecotype wild-type chromosome 10, ASM1957865v1, whole genome shotgun sequence genome contains these proteins:
- the LOC8268020 gene encoding UDP-N-acetylglucosamine--dolichyl-phosphate N-acetylglucosaminephosphotransferase, producing the protein MAARKRATGTTDTSTEKSAPIDNKTKETVDPPIAPPKSGFIFKFFLLLLVPYSYFLFYHYKIHHDHKRSILINACLSLAGFFLTVKMIPVASRYVLKRNLFGFDINKKGTPQGTVKVPESLGIVVGIVFLVLAILFQYFNFTADSNWLVEYNAALACICFMTLLGFVDDVLDVPWRVKLLLPSIAALPLLMAYAGHTTIIIPKPLIPYVGLEVLDLGWIYKLYMGLLAVFCTNSINIHAGINGLEVGQTVVIASAILIHNIMQIGASKDPEYQQAHLFSVYLVQPLLATSMALLSYNWYPSSVFVGDTFTYFAGMTMAVVGILGHFSETLLIFFLPQVINFLLSLPQLSGYVYCPRHRLPRFDPQTGLLTGTNDGTLVNVYLRLFGRKSEKSLCIHLLLVQAIGCCFCFLLRYFLAGWYK; encoded by the exons ATGGCAGCTCGCAAGAGAGCTACTGGAACAACAGACACAAGCACAGAAAAATCTGCTCCAATAGATAACAAAACCAAAGAAACTGTTGACCCACCAATAGCACCTCCTAAATCAGgctttatctttaaattttttctattgctTTTAGTTCCTTAttcttatttcttattctATCATTACAAGATCCACCATGACCACAAAAGATCGATCcttatcaatgcttgtcttAGCCTTGCTGGGTTTTTCTTGACTGTCAAGATGATTCCGGTAGCTTCTAGATATGTTTTGAAGAGGAACCTTTTCGGTTTTGATATTAATAAGAAGGGTACCCCTCAAGGCACTGTTAAAGT GCCTGAGTCATTGGGTATAGTTGTTGGCATAGTCTTCTTGGTATTGGCAATCTTATTTCAGTATTTTAACTTCACAGCAGATTCCAAT TGGCTTGTGGAGTACAATGCAGCATTAGCATGCATCTGCTTCATGACTCTACTCGGATTTGTGGATGATGTCCTTGATGTTCCCTGGAGAGT GAAATTACTTCTTCCATCGATTGCTGCTCTTCCATTGTTGATGGCATATGCTGGACATACAACTATCATAATACCAAAGCCTCTTATCCCATATGTTGGACTCGAGGTGTTGGACCTAG GATGGATATATAAGCTATATATGGGACTTCTGGCGGTTTTCTGCACAAACTCCATCAACATTCATGCTGGTATAAATGGTCTTGAAGTTGGGCAAACAGTTGTGATCGCATCTGCT ATTTTAATACATAACATTATGCAAATCGGGGCATCTAAGGATCCTGAGTACCAACAGGCCCATTTATTCTCTGTTTATCTTGTTCAACCCTTACTGGCTACTTCCATGGCTCTACTTTCTTACAACTG GTATCCTTCTTCAGTTTTTGTTGGAGATACTTTTACATACTTTGCTGGAATGACTATGGCTGTTGTTGGGATTTTAGGCCATTTCAG tGAAACTCTCCTGATTTTCTTCTTACCTCAAGTAATAAACTTTCTCTTGTCACTTCCCCAG CTTTCTGGCTATGTCTATTGCCCACGGCATCGCCTGCCTAG GTTTGATCCTCAGACAGGACTGTTGACTGGAACCAATGATGGAACCCTTGTAAATGTCTACTTAAGATTATTTGGCAGGAAGTCGGAAAAATCCCTTTGCattcatcttcttcttgttcAG GCTATTGGATGCTGCTTCTGTTTCTTGCTGAGATATTTTCTTGCTGGCTGGTATAAATGA
- the LOC8268019 gene encoding DNA-(apurinic or apyrimidinic site) endonuclease, chloroplastic isoform X3 — MKDDPSKIEEMTVQQLRTTLRSVGIPAKGRKSELVSSLKSFVDKHLDGESSKEAEDRICSTPTEYILLQNNVNNVCDENISIASEVSCLKQSNRKVKQSPSKDETVNDAQIVTTKEKLSIKKNKFSVRTSSQTRIKLSSPDNLVIEPHAEPWTILAHKKPQKSWIAYNPRTMRPPPLAEDTKFVKLMSWNVNGLRALLKLEGFSAVELAQRENFDVLCFQETKLQEKDVESIKQCLIEGYENSFWTCSHSKLGYSGTAIVSRVKPLSVSYGLGIADHDSEGRLVTAEFDSFYLLNAYVPNSGDGLKRLSYRVSQWDLSLSNYMKELEKSKPVILTGDLNCAHQEIDIYNPAGNRRNAGFTDEERQSFETNFLSRGFVDSFRKQHPDVVGYTYWGYRHGGRKTNKGWRLDYFLVSESISDQVHDSYIVPDVTGSDHCPIGLVLKV; from the exons ATGAAAGATGATCCTTCCAAAATTGAGGAAATGACAGTTCAACAACTTCGGACAACATTGAG GAGTGTTGGAATACCTGCCAAAGGTCGCAAATCAGAGCTGGTATCTTCTTTAAAGTCCTTTGTGGACAAGCACTTGGATG GTGAAAGCTCTAAGGAAGCAGAGGACCGAATTTGCTCTACTCCTACAGAATATATTTTGCTGCAAAACAATGTCAATAATGTATGTGATGAAAACATCAGTATTGCTTCAGAAGTTTCATGTCTTAAACAGAGTAATAGAAAGGTGAAACAATCTCCTAGCAAGGACGAAACTGTTAATGATGCTCAAATCGTCACAACAAAAGAGAAgctttcaattaaaaaaaataagttctcAG TTCGGACGTCCTCACAGACAAGGATAAAATTATCTTCTCCCGATAATCTGGTTATCGAGCCTCATGCTGAACCTTGGACAATTCTTGCTCACAAGAAGCCTCAGAAAAGTTGGATTGCATACAATCCCAGAACCATGAGGCCTCCACCTCTTGCCGAGGATACAAAGTTTGTGAAACTAATGTCTTGGAACGTAAATGGGTTAAGAGCACTGTTAAAGTTAGAGGGATTCTCAGCTGTTGAACTTGCCCAAAGAGAAAATTTTGATGTGTTGTGCTTCCAAGAGACCAAACTGCAG GAAAAGGATGTCGAGTCTATTAAACAATGTTTGATAGAAGGGTACGAGAATAGCTTCTGGACGTGTAGCCATTCCAAACTTGGTTATTCAGGCACTGCCATTGTCTCTCGG GTAAAGCCACTTTCTGTCAGCTATGGTCTGGGCATAGCAGACCATGATAGTGAAGGAAGACTTGTGACAGCGGAATTTGATTCATTCTATCTATTAAATGCATATGTTCCTAACTCTGGAGATGGATTAAAACGACTG TCATACAGGGTTTCTCAGTGGGATCTTTCTCTTAGCAACTATATGAAG GAACTGGAAAAGTCAAAACCAGTCATTTTGACTGGTGATCTGAATTGTGCTCATCAAGAGATAGATATTTACAACCCTGCT GGAAATAGAAGAAATGCTGGGTTTACAGATGAAGAAAGACAATCATTTGAAACAAACTTTTTGTCGAGGGGATTTGTGGATAGTTTTAGAAAACAGCATCCTGACGTTGTTGGCTACACTTACTGGGGTTATCGACATGGTGGACGGAAAACTAATAAAG GATGGCGGCTCGACTATTTCCTTGTCTCTGAATCTATATCAGACCAAGTTCATGATTCGTACATTGTTCCTGATGTTACTGGCAGTGATCATTGCCCAATTGGCCTAGTACTCAAGGTCTAG
- the LOC8268019 gene encoding DNA-(apurinic or apyrimidinic site) endonuclease, chloroplastic isoform X2 — protein MTAKRHRSSSSSVIEDKKDSEKHKGLKRVAIPNSRGNAAKENDLEIQSVEIQSMKDDPSKIEEMTVQQLRTTLRSVGIPAKGRKSELVSSLKSFVDKHLDGESSKEAEDRICSTPTEYILLQNNVNNVCDENISIASEVSCLKQSNRKVKQSPSKDETVNDAQIVTTKEKLSIKKNKFSVRTSSQTRIKLSSPDNLVIEPHAEPWTILAHKKPQKSWIAYNPRTMRPPPLAEDTKFVKLMSWNVNGLRALLKLEGFSAVELAQRENFDVLCFQETKLQEKDVESIKQCLIEGYENSFWTCSHSKLGYSGTAIVSRVKPLSVSYGLGIADHDSEGRLVTAEFDSFYLLNAYVPNSGDGLKRLSYRVSQWDLSLSNYMKELEKSKPVILTGDLNCAHQEIDIYNPAGNRRNAGFTDEERQSFETNFLSRGFVDSFRKQHPDVVGYTYWGYRHGGRKTNKGWRLDYFLVSESISDQVHDSYIVPDVTGSDHCPIGLVLKV, from the exons ATGACTGCTAAACGACACCGTTCATCTTCTTCGTCAGTGATTGAGGACAAGAAGGATAGTGAGAAACATAAGGGATTGAAAAGAGTAGCAATCCCCAATTCTAGAGGTAATGCTGCCAAG GAAAATGATTTGGAAATCCAATCAGTTGAAATTCAAAGTATGAAAGATGATCCTTCCAAAATTGAGGAAATGACAGTTCAACAACTTCGGACAACATTGAG GAGTGTTGGAATACCTGCCAAAGGTCGCAAATCAGAGCTGGTATCTTCTTTAAAGTCCTTTGTGGACAAGCACTTGGATG GTGAAAGCTCTAAGGAAGCAGAGGACCGAATTTGCTCTACTCCTACAGAATATATTTTGCTGCAAAACAATGTCAATAATGTATGTGATGAAAACATCAGTATTGCTTCAGAAGTTTCATGTCTTAAACAGAGTAATAGAAAGGTGAAACAATCTCCTAGCAAGGACGAAACTGTTAATGATGCTCAAATCGTCACAACAAAAGAGAAgctttcaattaaaaaaaataagttctcAG TTCGGACGTCCTCACAGACAAGGATAAAATTATCTTCTCCCGATAATCTGGTTATCGAGCCTCATGCTGAACCTTGGACAATTCTTGCTCACAAGAAGCCTCAGAAAAGTTGGATTGCATACAATCCCAGAACCATGAGGCCTCCACCTCTTGCCGAGGATACAAAGTTTGTGAAACTAATGTCTTGGAACGTAAATGGGTTAAGAGCACTGTTAAAGTTAGAGGGATTCTCAGCTGTTGAACTTGCCCAAAGAGAAAATTTTGATGTGTTGTGCTTCCAAGAGACCAAACTGCAG GAAAAGGATGTCGAGTCTATTAAACAATGTTTGATAGAAGGGTACGAGAATAGCTTCTGGACGTGTAGCCATTCCAAACTTGGTTATTCAGGCACTGCCATTGTCTCTCGG GTAAAGCCACTTTCTGTCAGCTATGGTCTGGGCATAGCAGACCATGATAGTGAAGGAAGACTTGTGACAGCGGAATTTGATTCATTCTATCTATTAAATGCATATGTTCCTAACTCTGGAGATGGATTAAAACGACTG TCATACAGGGTTTCTCAGTGGGATCTTTCTCTTAGCAACTATATGAAG GAACTGGAAAAGTCAAAACCAGTCATTTTGACTGGTGATCTGAATTGTGCTCATCAAGAGATAGATATTTACAACCCTGCT GGAAATAGAAGAAATGCTGGGTTTACAGATGAAGAAAGACAATCATTTGAAACAAACTTTTTGTCGAGGGGATTTGTGGATAGTTTTAGAAAACAGCATCCTGACGTTGTTGGCTACACTTACTGGGGTTATCGACATGGTGGACGGAAAACTAATAAAG GATGGCGGCTCGACTATTTCCTTGTCTCTGAATCTATATCAGACCAAGTTCATGATTCGTACATTGTTCCTGATGTTACTGGCAGTGATCATTGCCCAATTGGCCTAGTACTCAAGGTCTAG
- the LOC8268019 gene encoding DNA-(apurinic or apyrimidinic site) endonuclease, chloroplastic isoform X1: MNQQSFQLGFKSLINLSSLAARSRQLKIKSVVPLRFSLMTAKRHRSSSSSVIEDKKDSEKHKGLKRVAIPNSRGNAAKENDLEIQSVEIQSMKDDPSKIEEMTVQQLRTTLRSVGIPAKGRKSELVSSLKSFVDKHLDGESSKEAEDRICSTPTEYILLQNNVNNVCDENISIASEVSCLKQSNRKVKQSPSKDETVNDAQIVTTKEKLSIKKNKFSVRTSSQTRIKLSSPDNLVIEPHAEPWTILAHKKPQKSWIAYNPRTMRPPPLAEDTKFVKLMSWNVNGLRALLKLEGFSAVELAQRENFDVLCFQETKLQEKDVESIKQCLIEGYENSFWTCSHSKLGYSGTAIVSRVKPLSVSYGLGIADHDSEGRLVTAEFDSFYLLNAYVPNSGDGLKRLSYRVSQWDLSLSNYMKELEKSKPVILTGDLNCAHQEIDIYNPAGNRRNAGFTDEERQSFETNFLSRGFVDSFRKQHPDVVGYTYWGYRHGGRKTNKGWRLDYFLVSESISDQVHDSYIVPDVTGSDHCPIGLVLKV, encoded by the exons ATGAATCAGCAGTCATTTCAATTAGGTTTCAAATCTCTAATTAATCTCTCCAG TCTTGCAGCAAGATCAAGACAGTTAAAGATTAAATCAGTGGTTCCTTTAAGATTCAGCTTAATGACTGCTAAACGACACCGTTCATCTTCTTCGTCAGTGATTGAGGACAAGAAGGATAGTGAGAAACATAAGGGATTGAAAAGAGTAGCAATCCCCAATTCTAGAGGTAATGCTGCCAAG GAAAATGATTTGGAAATCCAATCAGTTGAAATTCAAAGTATGAAAGATGATCCTTCCAAAATTGAGGAAATGACAGTTCAACAACTTCGGACAACATTGAG GAGTGTTGGAATACCTGCCAAAGGTCGCAAATCAGAGCTGGTATCTTCTTTAAAGTCCTTTGTGGACAAGCACTTGGATG GTGAAAGCTCTAAGGAAGCAGAGGACCGAATTTGCTCTACTCCTACAGAATATATTTTGCTGCAAAACAATGTCAATAATGTATGTGATGAAAACATCAGTATTGCTTCAGAAGTTTCATGTCTTAAACAGAGTAATAGAAAGGTGAAACAATCTCCTAGCAAGGACGAAACTGTTAATGATGCTCAAATCGTCACAACAAAAGAGAAgctttcaattaaaaaaaataagttctcAG TTCGGACGTCCTCACAGACAAGGATAAAATTATCTTCTCCCGATAATCTGGTTATCGAGCCTCATGCTGAACCTTGGACAATTCTTGCTCACAAGAAGCCTCAGAAAAGTTGGATTGCATACAATCCCAGAACCATGAGGCCTCCACCTCTTGCCGAGGATACAAAGTTTGTGAAACTAATGTCTTGGAACGTAAATGGGTTAAGAGCACTGTTAAAGTTAGAGGGATTCTCAGCTGTTGAACTTGCCCAAAGAGAAAATTTTGATGTGTTGTGCTTCCAAGAGACCAAACTGCAG GAAAAGGATGTCGAGTCTATTAAACAATGTTTGATAGAAGGGTACGAGAATAGCTTCTGGACGTGTAGCCATTCCAAACTTGGTTATTCAGGCACTGCCATTGTCTCTCGG GTAAAGCCACTTTCTGTCAGCTATGGTCTGGGCATAGCAGACCATGATAGTGAAGGAAGACTTGTGACAGCGGAATTTGATTCATTCTATCTATTAAATGCATATGTTCCTAACTCTGGAGATGGATTAAAACGACTG TCATACAGGGTTTCTCAGTGGGATCTTTCTCTTAGCAACTATATGAAG GAACTGGAAAAGTCAAAACCAGTCATTTTGACTGGTGATCTGAATTGTGCTCATCAAGAGATAGATATTTACAACCCTGCT GGAAATAGAAGAAATGCTGGGTTTACAGATGAAGAAAGACAATCATTTGAAACAAACTTTTTGTCGAGGGGATTTGTGGATAGTTTTAGAAAACAGCATCCTGACGTTGTTGGCTACACTTACTGGGGTTATCGACATGGTGGACGGAAAACTAATAAAG GATGGCGGCTCGACTATTTCCTTGTCTCTGAATCTATATCAGACCAAGTTCATGATTCGTACATTGTTCCTGATGTTACTGGCAGTGATCATTGCCCAATTGGCCTAGTACTCAAGGTCTAG